In Silene latifolia isolate original U9 population chromosome X, ASM4854445v1, whole genome shotgun sequence, the following proteins share a genomic window:
- the LOC141623209 gene encoding uncharacterized protein LOC141623209: protein MLLRGTGFYIWVILGVVCTIACLSECGSCPLEGIGFLNTYPSYLGLDYGPGCEHKVPVVENVSYSSKLMIPEWMVQSLNYLDGDRSITSVYESKYQANQGQLFCDNFSCVWLIIKCPSVILMPKCRMSNTTMQGNMESLRSIGQSNMSGIYVLDDHDPFSPLVSLNIYFAKSIALKYMIQQPWSSNLIHHDSTDTSRSGFFMVVNPLTQAFLHPYDTASPGPILSHHSNHCEWKTKSLVMPSINLHLNMSLPCSLSRSYPINSHFIEEASFGLMVKRDFNFKQASGISISMLNLCIGMVLAAVLMFLLFRLIMPQIILSHSVDYSIKGDRRSIQVVRPKQKSSTVHLSQRNRKSVKSTKMAHFKAVQRDESSFSPSLVSKPVIIDSNGGKFEESPPVSSTVRTRKDKRKRPRKKNGVTSGIIAHMEVLNHDGNSKTTSSLSLEESLFHDSSSLFIRDTIVTFSGLERSALDPPISAPSRLAISSLSRAPGPRSKTQKAVQAEERGDYEDRFRYDIWGDHFSRIGLMCRPDGSFASLSEPMEGVSHSFFVSDPLQTLMRNSGPAPAPVTAD, encoded by the coding sequence ATGTTGCTGAGAGGTACTGGTTTCTACATTTGGGTGATTTTGGGTGTCGTTTGCACCATTGCTTGCCTGTCAGAATGTGGAAGTTGTCCTTTGGAAGGGATCGGTTTCCTGAATACCTACCCGAGCTATTTGGGTTTGGATTATGGGCCTGGATGTGAACATAAGGTACCTGTAGTTGAAAATGTTTCTTATAGCTCCAAACTTATGATTCCGGAATGGATGGTTCAGAGCCTAAATTACTTGGACGGGGATAGAAGTATCACAAGCGTGTATGAGTCTAAGTATCAGGCCAATCAAGGTCAGCTATTTTGTGACAATTTCTCATGTGTTTGGCTTATAATCAAGTGTCCAAGTGTCATACTCATGCCCAAGTGTCGAATGTCTAATACGACTATGCAAGGTAATATGGAGAGTTTGCGTAGCATAGGTCAGAGCAACATGAGCGGAATATATGTGCTCGATGATCATGACCCCTTTTCCCCTCTGGTCTCCCTAAACATATACTTTGCCAAATCAATTGCTCTCAAATATATGATCCAGCAACCTTGGTCAAGTAATCTCATCCACCACGATTCAACTGATACAAGTAGGTCCGGATTTTTCATGGTGGTGAATCCATTGACTCAGGCTTTTTTACATCCGTATGACACGGCATCACCAGGTCCCATCTTATCTCATCATTCAAATCATTGTGAATGGAAGACCAAAAGCTTAGTTATGCCAAGTATCAATCTCCATCTCAATATGAGCTTGCCTTGTTCTCTAAGTAGATCATATCCTATCAATTCGCATTTTATCGAGGAAGCTAGTTTTGGGCTCATGGTGAAGAGGGATTTTAATTTTAAGCAAGCAAGTGGTATCTCTATTAGCATGCTTAATCTTTGCATTGGGATGGTTCTAGCTGCTGTTTTAATGTTCCTCCTATTCCGGCTCATAATGCCCCAAATAATACTGTCTCATTCTGTGGATTACTCGATCAAAGGTGACAGGAGGTCCATTCAAGTTGTAAGGCCAAAACAGAAGTCATCAACTGTGCATCTCAGCCAGAGGAATAGAAAGTCGGTTAAATCCACTAAAATGGCTCACTTTAAAGCAGTTCAGAGAGATGAATCTAGTTTTTCACCCTCACTGGTTTCTAAGCCAGTAATAATAGACAGCAATGGTGGCAAATTTGAGGAATCACCACCTGTTTCTTCCACAGTCAGAACTCGAAAGGACAAGAGGAAGCGGCCTAGAAAGAAAAATGGGGTTACTTCAGGAATAATCGCGCATATGGAAGTTTTGAATCATGATGGGAATTCTAAAACCACAAGCTCCCTGTCACTGGAAGAAAGTCTTTTTCACGATTCCTCTAGTTTATTCATTCGGGACACAATTGTTACGTTTTCTGGGTTAGAAAGGTCTGCCTTGGACCCACCAATCTCGGCTCCCTCTAGATTGGCAATCTCTTCACTTTCTCGGGCTCCTGGGCCGAGAAGTAAGACGCAGAAAGCAGTTCAAGCAGAGGAAAGAGGAGATTATGAGGACAGATTTAGGTACGATATTTGGGGCGATCATTTTTCGCGAATTGGCCTCATGTGTAGGCCAGAcggttcatttgcaagtttgtcaGAACCTATGGAAGGTGTTTCTCATAGCTTCTTTGTAAGTGATCCATTACAAACTCTGATGAGAAATTCTGGTCCTGCGCCTGCGCCTGTAACTGCagattaa